The DNA segment gtatgttttacccgtgctttcgtattgagtttagagctcacgtcaagtcttttctgtgtatctggacatccTATTCGACGGGGCTGGTGTAGGTGcatgattgagcaccaggagcttggagtagccagtgatcgGTGAAGACAGCaggtttagctgtaggttttgtcctttaggcttatttattcgattgggttgtataaatcaaatttgtttaaccgattgtattctgccggtctgcttttatttaagtcttccgcatcgatttatttaatgcatgcttaattatgctcttaactctgattaggtagtgaatTCGGGTAGGATCGCTATAGGTTTCCTCCACAATCTCAAGTAATGCTCATGAcaaataatttttcatgggtGACGTCGAATAAAAAATTTCTCGCTTAACATATTGAGATAATCTAACTCTTTAAAGCACATGTAAAGAATAGTTAGAAATACTCCAATATATACCCCACCAACCATACACAAGGCACTTTCCAAGAACCAAACCAACGaaaaaccaaaaaccaaaaaaaacaaaaaaaaactatttcgTCTCTATATATAATCATATCCACTCACTCTGTATTCACACACAGACACACTAGCTTGTGATTTTACAAAATGGACATGTTTAACAGGTGTTCGCCAACCAGTTCTTCTTCCTCCGATTCGTGCTCCGATTCTACTCCCTCTACCAACGACAGGATCAAAGGCCCCTGGAGTGCCGAAGAAGACAGGATCCTCACCGGATTGGTCGACCGCCACGGACCTCGAAACTGGTCTCTCATTAGTAAATACATCAAGGGTCGCTCCGGCAAGTCTTGCCGCCTCCGCTGGTGCAACCAGCTCAGCCCAAACGTCCAGCACAGCCCCTTCTCCCCGGCGGAGGACGAAATCATCTTAGCCGCTCACGCCAAGTACGGGAACCGCTGGGCCACCATCGCCAGGATGCTCCCCGGACGAACGGATAATGCTGTTAAAAACCACTGGAATTCCACTCTCAGAAGGAGATACCATCAGCAACTGCAGATACAGGAACAGGGCGGCGCCGTCGCGGGATGGAGAAATGCTGATCAGAAAAATGTCAGCTGCGGGAGCGGCGATCATTTTGATCCCATGACGGCGTTGACGTTGGCGCCGCCGGGGATGAGCGGGATGCCGGAGACAAGCATGCCGCCGGAGTTCTGGGATGGGATGAGGGATGTGATAGCGAGGGAGGTGAGGCAGTACGTAACGTCGTCGTTTCCAGCTGAGAGCTCTGGAATGGGTTTTCGTTTCTAATTACTTTGTTAAATCATGATCATTATATAATAGTTAGTTAATTAATTTAAGAGTTCCACCGTTTTACACATCGCCGGTGAAGTTAACAATGTACGTTATATTTATAGATGATTGggtaaatttattaattattacttcaaatattttatttttaaaaa comes from the Henckelia pumila isolate YLH828 chromosome 1, ASM3356847v2, whole genome shotgun sequence genome and includes:
- the LOC140876098 gene encoding transcription factor MYB73-like, with translation MDMFNRCSPTSSSSSDSCSDSTPSTNDRIKGPWSAEEDRILTGLVDRHGPRNWSLISKYIKGRSGKSCRLRWCNQLSPNVQHSPFSPAEDEIILAAHAKYGNRWATIARMLPGRTDNAVKNHWNSTLRRRYHQQLQIQEQGGAVAGWRNADQKNVSCGSGDHFDPMTALTLAPPGMSGMPETSMPPEFWDGMRDVIAREVRQYVTSSFPAESSGMGFRF